A single genomic interval of Gemmatimonadota bacterium harbors:
- a CDS encoding dihydrofolate reductase family protein, with protein sequence MAKLVFGLNQSLDGFVDHTAFAPGPLLFRHFIEQVRGLAGSVYGRGMYEVMRYWDDDQADWGAAEREFAAAWRAQPKWVVSRSLRSVGPNATLVANDVEGVIRGLKERLVGEIDLSGPTLAHSIVNLGLIDEYRIYLHPVVAGGGTPFFAGPRPPLRLAASERMPEDVICLTYVPDSAGRDGTLAGTGSMIRAVVAEGRAFESWLDYQEALKRAVAPLTAEQLQQRALPGRRTPGEIAQHIVFGRALHLHRTLGDAAGSVAPYLRWDEARVPMPTAEEIVRGLEVTWQVIVACLTRGAPTDEVPAGDEARMRVVWGLLDHDLPHAGQLSLLLRAAGLPGVNLP encoded by the coding sequence GTGGCGAAGCTCGTCTTTGGATTGAACCAATCGCTGGACGGCTTCGTCGACCATACGGCGTTCGCGCCGGGCCCCCTGCTGTTTCGGCATTTCATTGAGCAGGTGCGTGGGCTGGCTGGCAGTGTGTATGGTCGCGGGATGTACGAGGTGATGCGATACTGGGACGACGACCAGGCCGACTGGGGGGCGGCAGAACGCGAATTCGCCGCCGCGTGGCGCGCGCAGCCAAAGTGGGTGGTGTCGCGTTCGTTGAGGTCGGTCGGGCCCAACGCCACACTCGTCGCGAACGACGTCGAGGGGGTCATCCGCGGGCTCAAGGAGCGGCTGGTGGGCGAGATCGATCTGTCCGGACCGACCCTGGCGCACAGCATCGTGAATCTCGGCCTGATTGATGAATACCGCATCTACCTGCATCCGGTCGTGGCGGGTGGTGGCACGCCGTTCTTTGCCGGCCCTCGGCCGCCATTACGCCTCGCGGCCAGCGAACGGATGCCGGAGGACGTGATCTGCCTGACGTACGTGCCGGATTCAGCTGGCCGGGACGGGACGCTAGCCGGCACCGGCTCAATGATCCGAGCGGTCGTCGCAGAAGGCCGCGCCTTCGAGAGTTGGCTGGACTACCAGGAGGCCCTCAAGCGTGCCGTGGCGCCGCTGACGGCCGAGCAGTTGCAGCAGCGAGCGCTCCCCGGCCGGCGCACGCCGGGCGAGATCGCCCAGCACATCGTCTTTGGGAGAGCGCTGCATCTTCACCGTACGCTCGGCGACGCGGCTGGGTCCGTCGCGCCCTACCTTCGCTGGGACGAGGCCCGTGTGCCCATGCCGACCGCCGAGGAGATCGTCAGAGGGCTCGAGGTGACCTGGCAGGTCATCGTCGCATGCCTCACACGCGGCGCACCGACCGATGAAGTCCCTGCGGGGGACGAGGCTCGAATGCGGGTGGTGTGGGGGCTCCTGGACCACGACCTGCCCCATGCGGGGCAATTGTCGCTCCTGCTGCGCGCGGCTGGGCTCCCGGGGGTGAACCTCCCGTAG
- a CDS encoding DinB family protein, producing MSRASLAQLLPVVVPAYHRNELAHGLRRLCGDSALYWNAMPDEEFVAPIGASWSPADHVRHLTKSVRAVSRGMAMPKLLLRVVFPIRARVSRRYEVLVQTYHRALRDGGQAGRFAPSPRAVAGQPDAYRRDVLEQHREAVERLVAQTMAWTRHQVDDIAMPHPLLGKLTVREMLMFTLYHNHHHVLVVARRRGEYFSDATPLHAT from the coding sequence GTGTCACGCGCGTCCCTTGCCCAGCTTCTTCCGGTGGTGGTCCCTGCCTACCACCGGAACGAGCTGGCGCATGGGTTGCGCCGGTTGTGCGGCGATAGCGCGTTGTACTGGAACGCGATGCCCGACGAGGAGTTTGTCGCGCCGATCGGGGCGTCCTGGTCGCCGGCCGATCATGTCCGGCACCTGACGAAGTCGGTGCGGGCGGTGTCGCGTGGGATGGCGATGCCCAAGCTGTTGCTGCGCGTCGTGTTCCCCATACGTGCGCGCGTCTCACGAAGGTATGAGGTGCTGGTGCAGACGTATCATCGCGCCCTGCGGGATGGTGGGCAGGCGGGACGGTTTGCCCCGTCGCCGCGTGCCGTGGCGGGGCAGCCCGACGCGTATCGTCGCGACGTCCTGGAGCAGCATCGGGAGGCGGTGGAGCGACTCGTGGCGCAGACGATGGCGTGGACGCGTCACCAGGTCGACGACATCGCGATGCCGCACCCGTTGCTCGGCAAGCTCACGGTGCGCGAGATGTTGATGTTCACGCTGTATCACAATCATCATCATGTCCTCGTCGTGGCGCGGCGGCGGGGCGAGTACTTCAGTGACGCCACGCCGCTGCACGCGACGTGA
- a CDS encoding RtcB family protein gives MRVFGAHDARTLEQLGNVAQHAEKVALMADGHPGYVMPIGGVAAYRNQVSIVGVGFDIACGNAALKTDLTLDSLGFTLDEQHQTLQRIADAIQATISFGVGRKNRADDAPVDHPLFESPAWDAVHVRYRQGLREKARTQLGTVGSGNHYVDLFVDESGALWIGVHFGSRGLGHTIASGFMALAQGAAWNARVPEREVLLKLDEPLGHDYWQLMRLAGEYAYAGREWVARKVAALLGAVEVELVHNHHNFAWEEEHDGETLIVVRKGATPAFPGQRGFVGGSMGDDAVIVRGAEIADDPKRAELQRTGLFSTVHGAGRVMSRTAAAGWRNRRTGEQRPGLVSPEMMAGWVKGKGVVLRGGGLDEAPQAYRRLPEVLAAQAGTIEIEHTLRPLVVVMAGANEFDPYKD, from the coding sequence ATGCGAGTCTTTGGAGCACATGACGCGCGGACCCTCGAGCAGTTGGGGAACGTCGCGCAGCACGCAGAGAAAGTCGCCCTGATGGCCGACGGCCATCCGGGGTATGTCATGCCGATCGGCGGCGTGGCAGCTTACCGTAACCAGGTGTCGATCGTTGGGGTCGGCTTTGACATTGCGTGCGGCAATGCGGCGCTCAAGACCGACCTGACGCTCGACAGCCTGGGCTTCACGCTGGACGAACAGCACCAGACGTTGCAGCGGATCGCCGATGCGATCCAGGCGACGATCTCGTTTGGCGTCGGACGAAAGAACCGGGCCGATGACGCCCCGGTGGATCACCCGCTCTTCGAGTCGCCCGCCTGGGATGCGGTGCATGTGCGCTACCGGCAGGGATTGCGCGAGAAGGCGCGGACCCAGCTCGGCACGGTCGGGTCCGGCAACCACTACGTCGACCTGTTTGTCGACGAGTCCGGGGCGTTGTGGATTGGGGTGCACTTCGGGTCGCGGGGACTCGGCCATACCATCGCGTCCGGCTTCATGGCGCTGGCCCAGGGTGCTGCCTGGAATGCACGCGTCCCGGAGCGCGAGGTGCTGCTGAAGCTCGACGAGCCCCTCGGTCACGATTACTGGCAGTTGATGCGCCTGGCGGGAGAGTACGCCTATGCCGGCCGGGAGTGGGTCGCGCGCAAGGTGGCGGCGTTGCTCGGGGCGGTGGAAGTTGAGCTGGTGCACAACCACCACAACTTCGCGTGGGAGGAGGAGCACGATGGGGAAACGCTCATCGTGGTCCGGAAGGGGGCGACCCCGGCGTTCCCGGGACAGCGGGGATTTGTCGGAGGGTCAATGGGGGACGATGCGGTGATTGTGCGCGGCGCAGAGATTGCGGACGATCCCAAGCGGGCGGAGCTTCAGCGGACCGGGCTCTTCTCGACCGTGCATGGTGCGGGGCGCGTGATGTCCCGGACGGCCGCTGCGGGCTGGCGGAACCGTCGGACCGGGGAGCAGCGTCCCGGCCTGGTGAGCCCGGAGATGATGGCGGGGTGGGTGAAGGGGAAAGGGGTGGTGTTGCGGGGAGGTGGGCTCGACGAGGCGCCGCAGGCATACCGGCGGTTGCCCGAAGTGCTCGCGGCCCAGGCCGGAACGATCGAGATTGAGCACACGCTGCGCCCGCTCGTGGTCGTGATGGCGGGGGCGAATGAATTCGATCCCTACAAGGACTGA
- the chrA gene encoding chromate efflux transporter, with amino-acid sequence MPSTETYGPLFRRFLRFGSLAWGGPVAQIAMIREELVQREQWIPPDRFNRVLAVYQALPGPEAHELCVYFGSLARGRLGGLVAGLGFMLPGLCLIMLLSWAYVRWGLSAPAWAAVFVGCQPAVVALIVRAAFRIGEHALTRPHLWAIAAGVAALSLAGVSFILSLVLAGAAAAIFMRMARGQPLQVVGIFSVTALLQPAVAMAAPGALGMLGYGLRTGLLTFGGAYTAIPFLQHDAVVRGAWMTQAQFLDGIALSGLLPAPLIIFSTFVGYLGGGALGAIAMTIGVFAPAFAFTLIGHRHVERLVANTEAHAFLDGVTAGVVGLIAVTALQLLRSTVATPLAVAIFLGALLLAFRWKSRLAVVGIMLMAGLAGALAIMIQRLS; translated from the coding sequence ATCCCCTCGACCGAGACATACGGGCCGCTGTTCAGACGCTTCCTGCGTTTTGGGTCATTGGCGTGGGGTGGCCCGGTGGCGCAGATCGCCATGATCCGGGAGGAGCTCGTCCAACGGGAGCAGTGGATCCCGCCCGATCGCTTCAACCGGGTGCTGGCCGTCTACCAGGCGCTGCCGGGCCCCGAGGCGCACGAACTCTGCGTCTACTTCGGGTCGCTGGCGCGCGGGCGACTCGGTGGCCTGGTCGCCGGGTTGGGCTTCATGCTGCCGGGCTTATGCCTGATTATGCTGCTCTCGTGGGCCTACGTGCGGTGGGGACTCTCCGCGCCGGCCTGGGCCGCCGTCTTCGTGGGATGCCAACCGGCCGTGGTCGCCCTGATCGTGCGCGCCGCGTTCCGCATCGGCGAGCATGCGCTCACACGTCCCCACTTGTGGGCCATCGCCGCCGGGGTCGCCGCGTTGTCGCTCGCGGGCGTGAGCTTCATTCTGAGCCTGGTGCTCGCCGGTGCGGCGGCCGCGATCTTCATGCGCATGGCGCGCGGCCAGCCGCTACAGGTCGTGGGAATCTTCTCCGTCACCGCCCTGCTCCAGCCAGCGGTCGCCATGGCGGCGCCAGGTGCACTTGGGATGCTGGGCTACGGACTCCGCACGGGGCTCCTCACCTTCGGTGGTGCCTACACGGCGATCCCGTTCCTGCAACACGATGCCGTGGTGCGTGGCGCCTGGATGACGCAGGCGCAGTTCCTCGACGGCATCGCGCTCTCGGGGCTCCTCCCGGCTCCCCTCATCATCTTCTCGACCTTCGTCGGATACCTCGGCGGGGGCGCCCTGGGAGCGATCGCCATGACGATCGGCGTCTTTGCCCCGGCCTTTGCCTTCACCCTCATCGGACATCGTCATGTCGAGCGACTGGTGGCGAATACGGAGGCCCACGCCTTTCTCGATGGCGTGACTGCCGGGGTGGTCGGGCTCATCGCGGTGACGGCGCTCCAACTGCTGCGCTCCACGGTCGCGACACCGCTCGCGGTCGCCATCTTTCTTGGCGCACTACTCCTGGCCTTTCGCTGGAAGTCGCGCCTCGCCGTGGTCGGCATCATGCTTATGGCCGGACTGGCCGGAGCCCTCGCCATCATGATCCAACGCCTCTCGTGA
- a CDS encoding carbohydrate binding family 9 domain-containing protein, which translates to MILRSRVILRSLLTGLVGACCTVLAAEAQGTPWPRLQRLSGSTRLQLDGRLDEPEWARADSITNFTQRDPVEGEPASERTVVRFLSTDAGLWVGLWAFDRDPSGIRHAQLRRDADLETDDSFTLAIDSQNDRRSGFLFSVNPNGALHDAEVLTFEQQNDRWDGIWDARARITPEGWVAELFIPWQTLRYPANGTAWGLNVQRFIRRKNEYALWQAWRRGEGIRFLEREGRLEGLSNLPGRARVEARPYVLGTNRLDDRQFRADGVDSVTLPGALGAEAGIDVKTALTGRLTLDLTYNTDFAQAEVDQQVVNLTRFPVFFPETRQFFNEGAGIFDFGRVRQTQLFYSRRIGLRRDGTPLPILGGARLTGRAGQQQLGALLVRTGGEEDATDFVGRVKRDVLGRGYVGAMVTGQSRADAPTSLAGGADFNFPYIIKGKNLVLLGSTAWNRDSTGAPTANYSRFIIDYPNDHADIVFRYDRVEEGFEPALGFVSQSGIQRFAGQVTLTPRPRRWGIRRLDFSLPSWDWVSRLDGSLDNASLTVRPLGAQFESGDSFELNLKRLWDVPPEDFEIFPGSVIAAGRYAYDQVEVSLEGSEARTLVPEMSVTLGELYDARGYEFSAGLGFRREPHLLLFAEFERTSVSRANDAFAATIARLRADYAISPRLSTTVFAQYDNESERASVNARLRFTRSPGSDLYVVWNSGWTTALDSGIPWRRPVRGGLVVKYIQYLRG; encoded by the coding sequence GTGATCCTGCGCTCTCGTGTCATCCTGCGGTCGCTGCTCACGGGCCTCGTTGGGGCCTGTTGCACCGTGCTCGCCGCGGAGGCGCAAGGCACCCCCTGGCCGCGCTTGCAGCGCCTGTCTGGCAGCACACGACTACAACTTGACGGTCGGCTCGATGAACCCGAGTGGGCTCGCGCCGACTCGATCACCAACTTCACCCAGCGTGACCCGGTCGAAGGTGAACCGGCATCGGAACGCACGGTCGTGCGTTTCCTGTCCACGGACGCAGGGCTCTGGGTCGGCCTCTGGGCGTTCGATCGCGATCCGTCGGGTATTCGTCATGCCCAGCTGCGTCGCGACGCCGACCTCGAGACCGACGACTCCTTCACGCTCGCCATCGATTCGCAGAACGACCGGCGATCCGGCTTCCTCTTCAGCGTGAACCCCAACGGCGCGCTGCATGACGCCGAAGTCCTGACCTTCGAGCAGCAGAACGACCGATGGGATGGGATCTGGGATGCGCGCGCGCGCATCACGCCGGAGGGCTGGGTGGCCGAGCTGTTCATCCCCTGGCAGACGTTGCGGTACCCGGCCAATGGGACGGCGTGGGGACTCAACGTGCAGCGCTTCATCCGCCGCAAGAACGAGTACGCCCTGTGGCAGGCGTGGCGCCGCGGCGAGGGGATCCGGTTCCTGGAGCGTGAGGGACGTCTCGAAGGACTCTCCAACCTCCCCGGCCGCGCGCGTGTGGAGGCCCGGCCATACGTACTCGGGACCAATCGCCTCGATGATCGCCAGTTCCGCGCCGATGGGGTGGACTCGGTGACCCTGCCGGGTGCCCTCGGTGCCGAGGCCGGGATCGACGTCAAGACCGCGCTCACCGGGCGCCTGACGCTCGACCTTACGTACAACACCGACTTTGCGCAGGCGGAGGTGGACCAGCAGGTCGTGAACCTCACCCGGTTCCCCGTGTTCTTTCCGGAAACGCGGCAGTTCTTCAACGAAGGGGCGGGGATCTTCGACTTCGGGCGCGTGCGTCAGACACAGCTCTTCTATAGTAGGCGCATCGGCCTGCGACGTGACGGCACCCCACTCCCCATCCTCGGCGGGGCGCGCCTTACCGGTCGCGCCGGCCAACAACAGCTCGGCGCACTCCTCGTACGTACCGGAGGCGAGGAGGACGCGACGGACTTTGTGGGACGCGTCAAGCGCGACGTGCTCGGCCGCGGCTACGTCGGTGCCATGGTCACGGGACAATCGCGGGCAGACGCGCCGACAAGCCTGGCCGGCGGAGCGGACTTCAACTTCCCGTACATCATCAAGGGGAAGAACCTGGTGCTGCTGGGAAGTACGGCGTGGAACCGCGACAGCACCGGTGCGCCGACCGCCAACTACTCCCGGTTCATCATTGACTACCCCAATGACCACGCGGACATCGTCTTCCGCTATGATCGGGTGGAGGAGGGATTTGAGCCCGCCCTCGGTTTCGTCTCGCAGAGCGGCATTCAGCGGTTTGCTGGCCAGGTGACCTTGACCCCACGCCCGCGGCGCTGGGGGATCCGCCGCCTCGACTTCTCGCTCCCGTCTTGGGATTGGGTCTCACGTCTGGATGGTTCACTCGACAATGCGTCGCTCACCGTGCGCCCGCTCGGTGCGCAGTTCGAGAGCGGCGACTCGTTCGAGCTGAACCTCAAACGCCTCTGGGACGTCCCCCCGGAGGATTTCGAGATCTTCCCGGGATCGGTGATCGCCGCGGGGCGCTACGCCTATGACCAGGTGGAAGTCAGTCTCGAAGGCTCCGAGGCACGCACGCTCGTTCCGGAAATGTCGGTCACGCTCGGCGAGCTGTACGACGCGCGGGGCTACGAGTTCAGCGCGGGACTCGGCTTCCGCCGGGAGCCTCATCTCCTCCTCTTCGCCGAGTTTGAGCGCACCAGCGTGTCGCGGGCGAACGACGCGTTCGCCGCGACGATTGCCCGCCTGCGTGCGGACTACGCCATCTCGCCGCGACTCTCCACGACCGTGTTTGCGCAGTACGACAATGAGTCGGAGCGCGCGAGCGTCAATGCGCGCCTGCGGTTCACCCGGTCACCCGGGAGCGACTTGTATGTGGTCTGGAACAGCGGCTGGACCACCGCCTTGGACAGCGGGATCCCCTGGCGGCGGCCCGTACGCGGCGGCCTCGTCGTGAAGTACATCCAGTACCTGAGAGGCTGA
- a CDS encoding PD40 domain-containing protein produces MRASRWIALVAALPSTLAAQSATQADSAARAATRTNGLPLINTRTLKFTTDEGTWISLDVSPNGRSIVFELLGDLYTMPISGGPATRITNGPGYDTQPRFSPDGTRLVFLSDRNGSENIWIANADGTQPRALTRTERINFVSPTWTPDGQYIMATRAGQLWLFHLNGGSGVQVTGVRPAGAAAAAGPPGAGAGPTLLGAAFSNDPRYVWVNAVGNVGGDFQGGVSPAPNDEEIEHAPRSSARRIGTYQVALYDRELGRAAVRTSEGEGAFRPIPSPDGKWLVYATRSDAREGLKLLDLETGRDRWLRMDVQRDASQGGADRDVYPNSAFTPDSRAVITAYNGKIWRVEVPSGAATMIPFSAEVEQQVGPLAKFDYPINDTTLVVSQIRGAQPSPDGRRVVFTALDRLWIADLPAARGGPGRAPNAPANHPVITNARRLTNATLVEHAPVWSPDGQFVAYVTWDDSIGGHIQRVRADGASPPQQLTTRAAFYDKVSYAPNGQRLVGVRGSLNHRLRTLEDFGSHGATAELEIVWLPSAGGDAQRIAWLGSGATQQGRNVPHFGPDSTRIYVWQGTEGLVSMRYDGTDRRTVVRVSSLPAPGGPGAAGSPDEVMLAPNGGRALVRSDRNVFLITVPPVGGTPPTVSIGSGSVVPTTRLTRVGGDFIGWSGDGRTAFYSIGKSFFRWDIAFADSLVRDSVVRAEAAAASGGAGAGGAARPDSARADSTRRGPAYEPSRVDVAITVRKDRPSGVVALRGARIITMKGDEVIASGDIVVRDNRIVAIGRRGSVRIPAGARVIDVSGKTIMPGLVDIHAHTWVAWGVHRPQVSQFLAQLAYGVTTQRDPQTSSEDIVTYSDMMETGALIGPRLYSTGPGVFSVDNIRSLDEARDVLRRYADHFNTQTIKQYMAGDRKVRQWVITAAREMGLTTTTEGGSDFVMNLTLMQDGYPGLEHSLPISPLFKDVQQLHAFSGLTYTPTFIVAYGGPAGFSKYLTTWDLNNDRKLQRFTPAEEIDKWKTVTWQRDDQYVHYLHAQQLTKLLAAGGKLGLGSHGELQGLGTHWELWMMAAGGMKAHDALRLATIGGADAIGLSKDLGSLEVGKLADLLVLDRNPLLDLANTTALRFVMKNGRVYDANTLDEIWPRAQPLAPQWWWNLEPPPPGH; encoded by the coding sequence ATGCGCGCCTCCCGCTGGATAGCCCTCGTCGCGGCACTGCCGTCCACCCTCGCGGCCCAATCGGCGACCCAGGCAGACAGCGCCGCACGTGCGGCCACCCGCACAAACGGCCTTCCGCTCATCAACACGCGGACGCTCAAGTTCACGACGGATGAGGGGACCTGGATCTCCCTCGACGTGTCGCCCAATGGGCGGAGCATTGTCTTCGAGTTGCTGGGCGACCTCTATACGATGCCGATCAGCGGCGGGCCGGCGACACGGATCACGAATGGGCCGGGGTACGATACCCAACCGCGCTTCTCGCCCGACGGAACCCGGCTCGTCTTCCTGAGTGACCGCAACGGTTCCGAGAACATCTGGATCGCCAACGCCGACGGCACGCAGCCGCGGGCCCTCACGCGCACCGAACGCATCAACTTCGTCTCGCCCACGTGGACGCCAGACGGCCAGTACATCATGGCAACGCGCGCCGGGCAACTCTGGCTCTTCCACCTCAACGGTGGCAGTGGTGTCCAGGTGACCGGCGTTCGCCCGGCTGGCGCAGCCGCGGCCGCGGGTCCACCAGGTGCGGGAGCCGGCCCCACCCTCCTCGGCGCCGCCTTCTCCAACGACCCGCGCTACGTCTGGGTCAACGCGGTCGGCAACGTGGGCGGCGACTTCCAGGGTGGCGTGAGCCCTGCCCCAAACGATGAAGAGATCGAACACGCGCCTCGCAGCTCGGCGCGGCGCATTGGCACCTACCAGGTCGCGCTCTACGACCGTGAGTTGGGTCGCGCCGCGGTGCGCACCTCGGAAGGTGAAGGCGCCTTCCGCCCCATTCCCTCGCCCGACGGCAAATGGCTCGTGTACGCCACGCGCAGCGACGCCCGCGAGGGACTCAAGCTGCTCGACCTCGAGACGGGCCGCGACCGCTGGCTCCGCATGGACGTGCAGCGCGACGCCTCACAGGGCGGCGCGGACCGCGACGTCTACCCCAACTCCGCCTTCACGCCGGATTCCCGGGCGGTCATCACCGCCTACAACGGAAAGATCTGGCGCGTCGAGGTACCGTCCGGCGCGGCCACGATGATCCCGTTCTCCGCCGAGGTCGAGCAACAGGTCGGACCCCTCGCCAAGTTCGACTATCCCATCAACGATACGACCCTTGTCGTGAGCCAGATCCGCGGCGCGCAGCCGTCGCCGGATGGCCGCCGCGTCGTCTTCACGGCGCTGGACCGGCTCTGGATCGCCGACCTTCCCGCGGCACGCGGCGGCCCGGGTCGGGCGCCCAACGCCCCGGCCAATCATCCGGTGATCACCAATGCGCGGCGCCTGACGAATGCGACCCTCGTGGAACACGCCCCGGTCTGGTCGCCGGATGGGCAGTTCGTGGCCTACGTGACGTGGGACGACTCGATCGGCGGCCACATACAGCGTGTCCGGGCGGATGGCGCGTCCCCGCCGCAGCAGCTCACGACACGCGCGGCATTCTATGACAAGGTGAGCTACGCGCCCAACGGACAGCGCCTCGTTGGTGTGCGCGGGTCGCTGAACCATCGGTTGCGCACGCTGGAGGATTTCGGCTCGCATGGCGCGACCGCCGAACTGGAGATCGTCTGGTTGCCGTCCGCTGGGGGAGACGCGCAGCGCATCGCGTGGCTGGGCAGTGGTGCCACCCAACAGGGGCGCAACGTCCCGCACTTCGGCCCGGACTCGACGCGTATCTACGTCTGGCAGGGAACCGAGGGGCTCGTCTCGATGCGGTATGATGGCACGGACCGCCGCACCGTGGTCCGGGTGAGCAGCCTCCCCGCCCCTGGCGGTCCTGGCGCCGCGGGTTCGCCGGACGAAGTGATGCTCGCCCCCAACGGTGGGCGCGCGCTGGTCCGCTCTGATCGCAACGTCTTCCTCATCACCGTCCCCCCCGTTGGTGGAACCCCGCCCACGGTGTCGATCGGCAGCGGGTCCGTCGTGCCGACGACGCGCCTGACCCGCGTGGGCGGCGACTTCATTGGATGGAGCGGCGATGGGCGCACCGCCTTCTACTCCATCGGCAAGAGCTTCTTCCGCTGGGACATCGCCTTCGCGGACTCGCTGGTGCGCGACTCCGTCGTTCGCGCCGAGGCGGCCGCCGCAAGCGGCGGTGCGGGGGCCGGGGGCGCAGCTCGCCCCGACAGTGCACGCGCCGATTCGACGCGTCGCGGCCCTGCGTACGAGCCGTCGCGCGTCGATGTCGCCATCACGGTGCGCAAGGATCGTCCGAGCGGTGTCGTCGCGTTGCGCGGCGCGCGGATCATCACGATGAAAGGCGACGAGGTCATCGCATCCGGCGACATTGTCGTGCGGGACAACCGCATCGTCGCCATCGGACGGCGCGGATCGGTGCGCATTCCCGCCGGGGCGCGTGTGATCGACGTCTCCGGCAAGACGATCATGCCGGGGCTCGTGGATATCCACGCCCACACCTGGGTGGCGTGGGGGGTGCACCGTCCACAGGTGTCGCAGTTCCTCGCGCAGCTGGCCTATGGCGTGACGACCCAGCGCGACCCGCAGACGTCGTCGGAAGACATCGTCACCTACAGCGACATGATGGAGACCGGCGCCCTCATCGGGCCGCGCCTCTACTCCACTGGCCCCGGGGTCTTCAGCGTCGACAACATCCGCTCGCTGGACGAAGCCCGCGACGTGTTGCGCCGGTACGCCGACCACTTCAACACGCAGACCATCAAGCAGTACATGGCCGGCGACCGCAAGGTGCGCCAATGGGTGATCACCGCCGCACGCGAGATGGGGTTGACGACCACGACCGAGGGCGGATCGGACTTCGTCATGAACCTCACGCTGATGCAGGACGGCTATCCGGGGCTCGAGCATTCGCTCCCGATCAGCCCGCTCTTCAAGGACGTCCAGCAGCTGCACGCATTCAGTGGCCTCACCTACACCCCGACCTTCATTGTCGCGTACGGTGGCCCGGCCGGCTTCTCAAAGTACCTCACCACCTGGGACCTCAACAACGACCGTAAGCTGCAGCGGTTCACCCCGGCCGAGGAGATCGACAAGTGGAAGACCGTCACCTGGCAGCGCGATGACCAGTACGTGCACTACCTGCACGCGCAGCAGCTGACCAAGTTGCTGGCAGCAGGTGGCAAGCTGGGCCTCGGCTCCCACGGCGAACTGCAAGGGCTCGGCACCCATTGGGAACTCTGGATGATGGCGGCCGGCGGGATGAAGGCCCACGACGCGTTGCGGCTCGCGACGATCGGGGGCGCGGACGCGATCGGGCTGTCGAAGGACCTGGGGTCCCTGGAGGTCGGAAAGCTGGCAGACTTGCTGGTCCTGGATCGCAATCCGCTGCTCGACCTCGCCAACACGACGGCGCTGCGCTTCGTGATGAAGAACGGGCGCGTGTACGACGCCAACACCCTGGATGAGATCTGGCCGCGGGCGCAGCCGCTGGCCCCGCAGTGGTGGTGGAACCTGGAACCACCGCCACCTGGCCACTGA
- a CDS encoding thiamine pyrophosphate-binding protein: MSGVELAGAMRILREWRDDRTIVVTTMGAAREWMALGPLHPLDFVLVPSSMGQASSLGLGLALARPDLRVVVVNGDGSLLMNLGSLVTIAAERPPNLVMVVVANGVYEVTGGQPTPGVAAGVDLAAVAAGSGWEHVIRCSTQEQWHQSLNETVGTNGPRFVLLESPVTAGGVGPRSPGKAGPRAAAFGEAVARVKVGAAP; this comes from the coding sequence GTGAGCGGCGTTGAGCTGGCGGGTGCCATGCGCATCCTGCGCGAATGGCGCGACGACCGGACCATTGTGGTGACCACGATGGGGGCGGCGCGGGAGTGGATGGCGCTCGGCCCGCTACATCCGCTGGACTTCGTCCTGGTGCCATCGAGCATGGGGCAGGCTTCCTCGTTAGGCCTGGGGCTCGCGCTGGCTCGGCCGGACCTGCGCGTGGTCGTCGTGAACGGCGACGGCTCCCTGCTGATGAACCTGGGGTCCCTCGTGACGATCGCGGCCGAACGCCCACCCAACCTGGTGATGGTGGTCGTGGCGAACGGGGTGTATGAAGTCACCGGCGGTCAGCCGACCCCAGGTGTCGCGGCAGGAGTGGACCTCGCGGCGGTCGCCGCAGGCAGCGGATGGGAACATGTGATCCGATGCAGCACTCAAGAGCAGTGGCACCAATCACTTAACGAGACCGTGGGAACAAACGGGCCCCGTTTCGTGCTGCTCGAATCCCCGGTGACTGCCGGAGGGGTCGGGCCCCGATCTCCGGGGAAGGCAGGACCGCGTGCCGCCGCCTTTGGTGAGGCGGTGGCGCGCGTGAAAGTGGGCGCCGCGCCCTAG
- a CDS encoding META domain-containing protein — MRALLAAVAATALACGSRDEIPPPVQVDSTGAPLAASIAPSGAADSVELPPPQLTDRMWALTALGDGSAPPPGAQGRQATLRIDSGSPRVSGFAGCNRYSGGYTKSGDSLRFGAIGATKMYCPEGADLERVVLGILPRVMTYAIVDGELELSGFGGKLARFTPVQARGRTATELAY; from the coding sequence ATGCGCGCGCTCCTCGCGGCGGTCGCGGCCACGGCGCTTGCCTGCGGCAGCCGCGACGAGATCCCGCCTCCGGTCCAGGTCGACTCGACGGGAGCGCCGCTCGCCGCATCCATCGCTCCATCGGGCGCAGCCGACTCGGTGGAGCTTCCCCCGCCGCAACTGACCGACCGGATGTGGGCGCTGACCGCGTTGGGTGATGGCAGTGCGCCGCCGCCTGGGGCGCAGGGGCGGCAGGCAACGCTCCGCATCGACTCCGGGAGTCCGCGGGTGTCGGGGTTCGCGGGGTGCAATCGCTACTCCGGAGGTTATACGAAGTCAGGCGACTCGCTCCGCTTTGGGGCGATTGGCGCGACAAAGATGTATTGCCCGGAGGGGGCGGACCTCGAGCGTGTTGTCCTGGGAATCCTGCCTCGGGTGATGACGTACGCCATCGTCGATGGCGAGCTGGAGCTTTCCGGCTTTGGGGGCAAGCTGGCGCGTTTCACGCCGGTACAAGCGCGAGGTCGGACCGCCACGGAGCTGGCGTACTGA